In Spirochaetales bacterium, the sequence TATTGATTATGCTTAATGCGGAAATGGAAAAAAAGCGAAAAAACCCCGTGAGAGAATGGCTCGATAATTTCAACAAAAGAGCTTCGGTTACCCATAATGGCAAGGAATACGGAGTCGATGAACATGAGCTTGAGACGTTATATTCGACGCTCAATTACTGGCATCACAGGACAGATCCAAGTTCCTGGTTATGTACGGCACTGGTGGGATTGGCAAAAAAAAAGTATCAGGGGAAAATTCCCCGGAGTGAAATCATTCTGCTGTGTGCAAGACTGTTGAATGTCACCGCTTCGAAGCTTGAAAGCACGCTCGACTGGAATGCCAATTATATCGCCTGGCATGACGGAGGTAATCCCGGCGATTATCATGTATGGGAAAAGGAATAGAGTCAGGAAGAGATTAATATAATGAGGACACCTCTTTATCCACGACAGGTGGCGTTGACATTTCACCGGTAATTGAAAACGGGGGCCCACGGGTCCCGTTATTTATGCGTTTCCTTTTTGTATTACCTTGAATATACAAAGCGAATGCAGTATACTATACAATAGAAGAAAACAGTTATATATCGTCAAAAAGATCACAACTTGTAAAGACCTTTAATTATAAAAACGACTGGCGGATGATAGAAAAACGGCTTCTATGGTAAAGCCGGGTGTTTTACAGGGAGTGGTTATATGGTCGGGGACAAGCGGTGTGTCTTTTTCTTTTTCGTCCTTCTCTTTCTTTTCAATGCATGCAATATCGCATTCTACAATCCTTTTCACGAAAATGCCGGTAAAACGAGCACCGTCTACGAAACAACGGACTTCACGGGCAGCGTGAAGATCAAATTCGACACGACCCCGGACGGGGCGGATGTCGACGGGGATGTGGGTGATTTCCCCGTTTTAGTCCGTATCACGGATCAAGCGGTTATCGATGCGACACGACCCGGGGCGCCGGATATCCGGTTTCTCGATATGGACGGAACAACCTGGCTTGATTATGAAATCGAGAGATGGGATCAGGGCGGAAATTACGCCGAGGTATGGGTACTCGTCCCGGTCGTTCACGGAAACTCGGATTCCGATTACATCACGATGTATTACGACGATGTGATCGACGGTAGTGTCGCTGATGGAATGTGTCCGTCCTGCGTGTTCGACTCCTCAAACGGATTCGCCGGGGTGTGGCATCTGGCCGAGGATGCCGCGGGAACCGGAAGCGCGGCCCTTTATAACGATTCGACGGACAACGTCTACCACGGAGACGATTACACCGCCGCGACGGTGAAAGACGGCGTGGTCGGGCAGGGACAGGAATTCGCGGAGTTCCCCGATTACGTGAACGTCCCGTATAACCTGGGTGATCTCGATTTCGGAAGCGGCCGGAATTTCACGGTTTCAGCCTGGGTTAAAACCACACAGGCGGCAGCGGCCTTTACATGGCCGTTGATCTTGAGTAAAGAGGATAATGAGGCTCCGCGCTCGGGGTATAATCTTGTATTGCACGATGCCAATACCGATGCCAGGTGGAGTTTGGAAATATATGTTTCTGGTGTCCAGTCTGCGGTCATGGGTTCAAGCGATATCGCGGACGGGGAGTGGCACTATGTCGTCGGCATGAGAATCGGAAGCGATATAGTCGCTTACGAGGACGGGGACTATGCAAACACAACCGCGGCGTCTTCGGCGAGTATAAGCAGAGATTGTCCTTTGAGTATCGGCGTCAGTTCGGAAAACCGGTATGATGTGACGCAATTCACGGGTTCGATCGACGAAGTTACTATTTCCAAAACAGAGCGCTCCGCCGACTGGATAAAGCTGAGTTTCGCAAACCAGAAAGCCGCGCAGACCCTCATTACATTCGAATAAAAAGGGGCATGGCCGTCTCACTGGACATATCATCCGCCTCCGGTATACGGCTCGATTGTAACAAAAACACCTGCGGGATCTCACTTTGAAAAAGTCCTGTTGCCGTTTTCGATCCTAACAATCAAGCGACGATATCAAGCCCACGTAGAACCGGGCGATTAATAGGGCGTCCACTATATCGATACTCCCGCTTCCATTCACATCGGCCGCTGACGCGGCAAACCCCTGAGGTTGAAGGCCGACGTAATATTGGGCGCATAAAAGGGCATCGACAATATCGACGGTGCCGCTGTTATTCGTATCACCGCAGACTGAATTGGGCGGGGGTGTCGTTCCGGGGGTCGTGTTTCCCCTGCCTGCCGCGTCTGCGGGCGGATATTCCCCGCCCCAGTACCTGGTCCAGTTATACAGGCGTTTGGGTTGTGGTTTCGGCCGTCCAGGTGGCTGTATCGATGTGTCGCACGGACCGTTCGAATAGATTCTCGCTTCAACGGTGTTGAAGATGATCACCTCGTGCCGTTCGTCGCCGAAAAAATCGGCACTCATCAGATATTCATTGAATGAAAATACGGCTACGGTATTGATGTTTCCGTCATACAGGCCGCATGGCGTGTTGCTTCCCCTGCGCCACGCGGCGATATAGTCCCTGCCGATATCCCAGTCGACCATCAGGTTGACGATCGTGCCGTATCCGTCCGGTGTTCTGTTTTCGCGGTAAAGGGTGGTTCCTCCCGAATCGATGAGAAATATCGCGTCCTGGCCGGGGCTTCCGCGGTCGATCCGGTCAAGTCCCGCTATTTCCAGGCCGGGGAGGTCGGTACGGAAATCACCCGGAATGACGTTCTGCGACTCGATGGTATCGTTGTTACGCCACATCATCTCTCCGGTCCAGTGGAAGACAGCGGTGTCGCTTCCCCCCCAGACGATCTCCATCCCGTTTGCGGGGTTCATGTCGATGTCGGCGACCCAGATTCCATCCGCGTGGTCCGGCATATCGGTATGCCACATAACGCTTCCGTCATGGTCGAGGAGATCGTTTCCGCACATCAGTTCATCCCTCCCGTCATTGTCGAAATCATACGGCCAGGGATAATGGCCGGTATTCCCCGTATGTGTCCAGAGCAGGTTCCAGTCCCCGTCCATCGCCCATACATGGTTGTACCTGTCTTTGAGCAGTATATCCCGCGGCCGGTCATTACCGGAGAAATTGGCGATCACAATCGTGTCGTGGGCGTCGGGGTGGGGGAGTGAATAGGTCGCTTCCACGGAACCGGTCCGGCCGTCGATGACGGTAAACCTGCCGTTCATCACGGCAAGGACTTCATTATAGCCGTCCCCGTCGATATCGTATATTTGCGCGGGAATATCCGATCCGCTTGATGACGAGGATTCCCTGCTTCCGGTTTGCCATAACATCGACCCCGTATCGACACTGTATGCGGTGAGACAGGCGACCTGGTGTCCGATATACCGGTCGTCGCTCATATAATCCGGCTGCATCATCACGATATCGTAGCGGCCGTTTCCGCTGACATCTCCGATAAGCATCCGTGAACAGGAACCGCACTTGTTTATATCAATGGTTTTAACAAGCGTTACCTGGGCATACCCTGAAAAAGTGAAACAGAGAAATAAAGATATCATACTGTGCACGATGGCAGGATAAAAGATTTTTTTCATTTGTTCCTCCGTTTTTTTTAATAAATGGACCGATAAAAAAATTT encodes:
- a CDS encoding DUF2341 domain-containing protein; this translates as MVGDKRCVFFFFVLLFLFNACNIAFYNPFHENAGKTSTVYETTDFTGSVKIKFDTTPDGADVDGDVGDFPVLVRITDQAVIDATRPGAPDIRFLDMDGTTWLDYEIERWDQGGNYAEVWVLVPVVHGNSDSDYITMYYDDVIDGSVADGMCPSCVFDSSNGFAGVWHLAEDAAGTGSAALYNDSTDNVYHGDDYTAATVKDGVVGQGQEFAEFPDYVNVPYNLGDLDFGSGRNFTVSAWVKTTQAAAAFTWPLILSKEDNEAPRSGYNLVLHDANTDARWSLEIYVSGVQSAVMGSSDIADGEWHYVVGMRIGSDIVAYEDGDYANTTAASSASISRDCPLSIGVSSENRYDVTQFTGSIDEVTISKTERSADWIKLSFANQKAAQTLITFE